In Hypomesus transpacificus isolate Combined female chromosome 25, fHypTra1, whole genome shotgun sequence, one DNA window encodes the following:
- the LOC124487209 gene encoding sodium/potassium/calcium exchanger 2-like, with translation MRNSIFQLMIHTLDPLSEEFADSELGTYGKLKYYHTMTEEGKFREKASILHKIAKKKCQVEDSEKANGAASRSDKNLPNSSNVEVEVTPPMNGTAGQEGEAAEDEEDEDQPLSLSWPETNRKRLTYLIIMPIVFPLWLTLPDVRKTTAKKFFPISFLGSISWIAIFSYLMVWWAHQVGETIGITEEIMGLTILAAGTSIPDLITSVIVARKGLGDMAVSSSVGSNIFDITVGLPFPWLLWSLIQGVKPVSVSSNGLFCAIVLLFLMLLFVIASIAACKWRMSKLLGFIMFLLYFVFLVVSVMLEDKVIMCPISI, from the exons ATGAGGAACAGCATCTTCCAGCTGATGATTCACACTCTGGACCCCCTCAGTGAAG AATTTGCTGACTCTG AACTTGGAACATATGGAAAGCTAAAATATTATCACACAATGACTGAAGAAG GAAAATTCCGGGAGAAGGCATCCATCCTTCACAAGATTGCCAAAAAGAAATGTCAAGTGGAAGACAGTGAGAAGGCTAACGGAGCAGCTAGTCGCTCAG atAAGAATCTTCCAAACAGCTCCaatgtggaggtggaggtgacgCCGCCAATGAACGGAACTGCAGGACAAGAGGGCGAAGCG gCTGAAGACGAGGAGGATGAGGACCAGCCTCTGAGCCTGTCCTGGCCAGAGACCAACCGCAAACGCCTCACCTACCTCATCATCATGCCCATCGTCTTCCCCCTGTGGCTCACGCTGCCCGACGTCAGGAAGACA ACTGCAAAGAAATTCTTCCCCATATCGTTTTTGGGATCCATCAGCTGGATTGCGATATTCTCCTACCTCATGGTGTGGTGGGCACACCAG GTGGGAGAAACCATTGGTATTACAGAGGAGATTATGGGGCTCACCATATTAGCAGCCGGTACCTCAATTCCAGACCTGATCACCAGTGTGATTGTAGCCAGGAAGGGGCTGGGGGACATGGCCGTGTCGAGCTCCGTGGGTTCCAATATCTTCGACATCACCGTTGG TCTGCCGTTCCCGTGGCTCCTGTGGTCGCTCATCCAGGGCGTGAAGCCCGTGAGCGTGAGCTCCAACGGACTCTTCTGCGCcatcgtcctcctcttcctcatgctCCTCTTTGTCATCGCCTCCATCGCCGCCTGCAAGTGGCGCATGAGCAAGCTGCTGGGCTTCATCATGTTCCTGCTCTACTTTGTGTTCCTGGTGGTCAGCGTCATGCTGGAGGACAAGGTCATCATGTGTCCAATCTCTATTTGA